Proteins encoded within one genomic window of Streptomyces taklimakanensis:
- a CDS encoding sodium:solute symporter family protein: protein MPHQLAQDLRLPTNALDYAILAIYFLVVLGVGFAARRSIKTSLDFFLSGRSLPAWVTGLAFIAANLGALEILGMAANGAQYGVYTVHWYWVGAIPAMVFLGLVMMPFYYGSRVRSVPEFLLHRFGPSSHLLSGVLFSAASVLIAGVNLYALAIVLEALLGWPQWVSIVVAGLFVLLYITLGGLSSAIYNEVVQFFVILAGLIPLTVLALTRVGGWSGLRDSLTASQGDNFVSAWGGTGIGSDNPLGANWLTIVLGLGFALSFGYWTTNFAEVQRALSAKNLSAAQRTPLIAAFPKIFIPALVVIPGLVALVVAPDIGPGSGLEYNEAIPLLMRDLLPNGVLGIAVTGLLAAFMAGMAANVSAFNTVFTHDIWRAYLVKGRPDSYYVTTARVVTAVGVLLGMGTAFIAATFSNIMNYLQTLFSFFNVPLFTVFIIGMFWRRMTPAAGFWGLLAGTVAAMINYFWFYRGGLVDIPSDQGANFVSAIIAFVVGAVVVGAVTLFTKPKPVEQLAGLVYGTRAPGVAEPAAAGDEAWYRRPALLGWGALVLAALCYIPFSF, encoded by the coding sequence ATGCCCCACCAGTTGGCCCAGGATCTCCGGCTCCCCACGAACGCGCTCGACTACGCGATCCTCGCCATCTACTTCCTCGTCGTCCTGGGAGTCGGGTTCGCGGCCCGGCGCAGCATCAAGACCAGCCTCGACTTCTTCCTCTCCGGCCGCTCGCTGCCCGCCTGGGTCACCGGCCTCGCCTTCATCGCGGCCAACCTCGGCGCCCTGGAGATCCTGGGCATGGCCGCCAACGGCGCGCAGTACGGCGTCTACACCGTGCACTGGTACTGGGTGGGCGCCATCCCGGCCATGGTCTTCCTCGGTCTGGTGATGATGCCCTTCTACTACGGGTCACGGGTGCGCTCGGTGCCCGAGTTCCTGCTGCACCGCTTCGGCCCGTCCTCCCACCTGCTCAGCGGCGTGCTGTTCTCGGCCGCCTCGGTGCTGATCGCGGGCGTCAACCTCTACGCGCTCGCCATCGTCCTGGAGGCGCTGCTGGGCTGGCCGCAGTGGGTCTCCATCGTCGTCGCGGGCCTGTTCGTGCTGCTGTACATCACCCTGGGCGGCCTGTCCTCGGCCATCTACAACGAGGTCGTGCAGTTCTTCGTGATCCTGGCCGGGCTGATCCCGCTGACCGTCCTCGCCCTGACCCGGGTGGGTGGCTGGAGCGGGCTGCGCGACTCGCTCACCGCCTCGCAGGGCGACAACTTCGTCTCCGCCTGGGGCGGCACCGGCATCGGTTCGGACAACCCGCTCGGCGCCAACTGGCTCACCATCGTGCTCGGCCTGGGCTTCGCCCTGAGCTTCGGCTACTGGACGACCAACTTCGCCGAGGTGCAGCGCGCCCTGTCCGCCAAGAACCTCTCCGCCGCCCAGCGCACCCCGCTGATCGCGGCCTTCCCCAAGATCTTCATTCCGGCGCTCGTCGTCATCCCCGGCCTGGTCGCGCTGGTGGTCGCCCCCGACATCGGCCCGGGCAGCGGCCTGGAGTACAACGAGGCGATCCCGCTGCTGATGCGGGACCTGCTGCCCAACGGTGTGCTGGGCATCGCGGTGACCGGTCTGCTCGCCGCCTTCATGGCCGGCATGGCCGCCAACGTCTCGGCCTTCAACACGGTGTTCACCCATGACATCTGGAGGGCCTACCTGGTGAAGGGCCGCCCCGACTCGTACTACGTCACCACCGCCCGGGTCGTCACCGCCGTCGGCGTGCTGCTGGGCATGGGGACGGCGTTCATCGCGGCGACGTTCAGCAACATCATGAACTACCTCCAGACGCTGTTCTCCTTCTTCAACGTGCCGCTGTTCACCGTCTTCATCATCGGCATGTTCTGGCGGCGGATGACGCCCGCCGCCGGTTTCTGGGGACTGCTGGCCGGCACGGTCGCGGCGATGATCAACTACTTCTGGTTCTACCGGGGCGGGCTGGTCGACATCCCCTCCGACCAGGGCGCCAACTTCGTCTCCGCCATCATCGCCTTCGTCGTCGGCGCCGTCGTCGTCGGCGCCGTCACCCTCTTCACCAAACCGAAGCCCGTCGAGCAGTTGGCCGGTCTGGTGTACGGCACCCGGGCGCCCGGCGTGGCCGAGCCGGCGGCGGCGGGCGACGAGGCGTGGTACCGCAGGCCCGCACTGCTGGGCTGGGGCGCTCTCGTGCTCGCCGCCCTGTGCTACATCCCGTTCTCCTTCTGA
- a CDS encoding response regulator transcription factor — protein sequence MTVRLVVVDDHRLHAEALASALRLRGHRVLAAAAPAAGAAELVIGRAPEVCLWGTTAPAGPGAFDPVARIKRERPRVAVVVLGPVPDPRGIAAAFAAGASGYVRHDERIEGVERGMVRARAGEVAVAPQLLQGAFAELLDPSAEPDDEGARLLRMLTPREVEVLVRVAEGEDTRRIAVGMGIASSTARTHVQRVLMKLGVGSRLEAAALAARTGLLDRATGSGAAGAFGAGGGGEGTG from the coding sequence ATGACCGTGCGGCTCGTGGTGGTCGACGATCACCGCCTGCACGCCGAGGCGCTCGCCTCGGCGCTGAGATTGCGCGGACACCGGGTGCTGGCCGCCGCCGCGCCGGCCGCGGGGGCGGCCGAGTTGGTGATCGGCCGGGCACCGGAGGTGTGCCTGTGGGGGACGACGGCGCCCGCGGGGCCGGGCGCGTTCGACCCCGTGGCGCGGATCAAGCGGGAGAGGCCGCGGGTCGCGGTGGTGGTGCTGGGGCCGGTGCCCGACCCGCGGGGCATCGCGGCGGCGTTCGCGGCGGGCGCGTCGGGCTACGTGCGGCACGACGAGCGGATCGAGGGCGTCGAGCGCGGCATGGTCAGGGCGCGCGCCGGGGAGGTGGCGGTGGCACCGCAACTGCTCCAGGGCGCCTTCGCGGAGTTGCTCGACCCCAGTGCCGAACCGGACGACGAGGGCGCCCGGCTGCTGCGGATGCTCACCCCGCGGGAGGTCGAGGTACTGGTGCGGGTGGCGGAGGGGGAGGACACCCGGCGGATCGCGGTGGGCATGGGGATAGCCTCCAGCACCGCCCGTACGCACGTGCAGCGGGTGCTGATGAAGCTCGGGGTCGGCTCGCGGCTGGAGGCGGCGGCGCTCGCGGCCCGCACCGGGCTGCTGGACCGGGCCACCGGCTCCGGCGCGGCCGGGGCGTTCGGTGCGGGAGGAGGAGGCGAGGGGACGGGCTGA
- a CDS encoding PQQ-binding-like beta-propeller repeat protein — translation MSQPPPPPNQPSPDGFGAPQEPPASAGAEQQDGPEQAERPERSDGTERSEGAERPSLSKSSQPPSDESPQGPPRTPTQVAPQVAPSDQPPSGGFGAPQEPTTPYGQPPQPPGQPGSPGQPPSYGYPQQPGGAPAYGHPGQPGQGPYGQPQGYGQQPPYGQPQGYGQQPPYGQPQAYGQQPPYGYGQYGQYPTQPMTAGNGGGGNRNKVMIVVAAVVAVLLVAGGGVWFLAGQGGEDERAKGDKSTGEGTTDGGTGAEGEKKGAEGGTEVIDAEVAWEVEPPEVDKDDILTDVPGTWFVGDNLVKTTTTSTTAYDMETGEEAWSIEMPRPKSCAAAYETSGDKTVVQYGRRCEFIMGIDLAKGEELWKKELPSKRESASEFSYTEMAVSGNMAAAAWIGNAVGYDLTTGKELWQQEQGSECKDRGYSGGAQLIAKIECGFGGAQKVQGVGQGGKKAWEWSVPKGIDVRKVFSTDPVVLGVNAGGESSIDITDLMILSKDGELQRKISISKERHDLGCRGISLGNCPGTVVDGDTLYLTSQPHQGDAEYGRTNEVIAFDLTNGKPKWLGEPTDGGQIVPVAVEDGTLIAYELPDYRNPGQVVALDPKTGEASPRMEMPDDAVKKEYDMATGTDVAPYWKDGRLFLVNHKFYARAGLSNMAIVAYH, via the coding sequence ATGTCGCAGCCGCCACCACCTCCCAACCAACCGTCGCCGGACGGCTTCGGCGCACCACAGGAGCCGCCGGCGTCCGCCGGCGCAGAGCAGCAGGACGGGCCCGAACAGGCCGAACGACCGGAGCGGTCGGACGGGACGGAACGGTCGGAGGGAGCGGAGCGGCCCTCGCTGAGCAAGTCCTCCCAGCCTCCGTCCGACGAGTCGCCGCAGGGCCCTCCGCGGACCCCGACGCAGGTCGCGCCGCAGGTGGCGCCGTCCGACCAACCGCCGTCGGGCGGTTTCGGCGCGCCGCAGGAGCCGACGACGCCCTACGGGCAGCCACCGCAGCCCCCAGGACAGCCGGGTTCGCCGGGGCAGCCGCCCTCGTACGGCTACCCGCAGCAGCCGGGCGGGGCGCCGGCCTACGGTCACCCGGGGCAGCCCGGCCAGGGCCCGTACGGTCAGCCGCAGGGATACGGGCAGCAGCCGCCGTACGGTCAGCCGCAGGGATACGGGCAGCAGCCGCCGTACGGCCAACCGCAGGCGTACGGACAGCAGCCGCCGTACGGGTACGGGCAGTACGGCCAGTACCCGACGCAGCCCATGACCGCCGGCAACGGCGGGGGCGGCAACAGGAACAAGGTGATGATCGTCGTCGCGGCGGTCGTCGCGGTCCTGTTGGTGGCCGGTGGCGGCGTCTGGTTCCTGGCCGGCCAGGGCGGTGAGGACGAGCGGGCCAAGGGCGACAAGAGCACCGGCGAGGGCACCACGGACGGCGGCACCGGAGCCGAGGGGGAGAAGAAGGGCGCCGAGGGCGGGACGGAGGTGATCGACGCCGAGGTCGCCTGGGAGGTCGAACCGCCCGAGGTGGACAAGGACGACATCCTCACGGACGTCCCCGGCACCTGGTTCGTGGGCGACAACCTCGTCAAGACCACCACGACCTCCACCACGGCCTACGACATGGAGACCGGCGAGGAGGCGTGGTCCATCGAGATGCCCCGCCCGAAGAGCTGCGCCGCGGCCTACGAGACGTCGGGCGACAAGACCGTGGTGCAGTACGGTCGGCGCTGCGAGTTCATCATGGGCATCGACCTCGCCAAGGGCGAGGAACTGTGGAAGAAGGAACTCCCCTCGAAGCGCGAGAGCGCCTCGGAGTTCAGCTACACCGAGATGGCGGTCAGCGGCAACATGGCCGCCGCCGCCTGGATCGGCAACGCGGTCGGCTACGACCTGACCACCGGCAAGGAGCTGTGGCAGCAGGAGCAGGGGTCCGAGTGCAAGGACCGCGGCTACTCCGGCGGAGCGCAGCTCATCGCCAAGATCGAGTGCGGCTTCGGTGGTGCGCAGAAGGTCCAGGGAGTGGGCCAGGGCGGCAAGAAGGCGTGGGAGTGGAGCGTTCCCAAGGGCATCGACGTCCGCAAGGTGTTCTCCACCGACCCGGTGGTGCTCGGTGTCAACGCCGGCGGTGAGTCCAGCATCGACATCACGGACCTGATGATCCTGTCGAAGGACGGCGAGCTCCAGCGCAAGATCTCCATATCCAAGGAGCGGCACGACCTGGGCTGCCGCGGCATCTCGCTCGGCAACTGCCCCGGCACGGTGGTGGACGGCGACACCCTGTACCTCACCTCGCAGCCGCACCAGGGTGACGCCGAGTACGGCCGTACCAACGAGGTCATCGCCTTCGACCTCACCAACGGCAAGCCGAAGTGGCTGGGCGAGCCGACCGACGGGGGCCAGATCGTCCCGGTGGCGGTGGAGGACGGCACGCTGATCGCGTACGAGCTCCCCGACTACCGGAACCCGGGCCAGGTCGTCGCGCTCGACCCGAAGACCGGCGAGGCGTCCCCGCGGATGGAGATGCCGGACGACGCGGTGAAGAAGGAGTACGACATGGCCACCGGCACGGACGTGGCCCCGTACTGGAAGGACGGTCGCCTCTTCCTGGTGAACCACAAGTTCTACGCCCGCGCCGGCCTGAGCAACATGGCGATCGTGGCCTACCACTGA
- a CDS encoding ABC-F family ATP-binding cassette domain-containing protein: MATNLVNLETVGKVYGTRTLLDGISLGVSEGDRIGVVGRNGDGKTTLVRILSKLEPADDGRVTHAGGLRLSVLTQHDSLDPDATVRHEVVGDMADHEWAGDARVRDILTGLFGGLDLPGFPQGLDTVIGPLSGGERRRIALAKLLIAEQDLIVLDEPTNHLDVEGIAWLAGHLRARRSALVCVTHDRWFLDQVCTRMWDVQRGTVHEYEGGYSDYVFARAERERIAATEEAKRQNLVRKELAWLRRGAPARTSKPRFRVEAANALIADVPPPRDSAELMKFANSRLGRTVLDLEDVTVQAGPKVLLKHLTWQLGPGDRVALVGVNGAGKTSLLRAMADAAYSGGERQPAGGRIKVGRTVRLAYLSQEVAELDPTWRVLEAVEQVRSRVDLGKGREMTASQLCERFGFGKEKQWTPVGDLSGGERRRLQLLRLLMDEPNVLFLDEPTNDLDIETLTQLEDLLDGWPGSLVVISHDRFFVERTTDRVYALLGDGTLRMLPRGVDEYLERRERMRQAGTVPQAPTSRTSGAPAGTGGSGGSAASGGAAKPAALSRAAQKELQRIERRLERIGEREATLHAEMAEHATDFERVAGLDAELRQLAGERDELETRWLELAEEG, translated from the coding sequence ATGGCCACGAACCTCGTCAATCTGGAAACCGTCGGCAAGGTGTACGGCACGCGTACGTTGCTGGACGGCATCTCCCTCGGCGTCAGCGAAGGGGACCGGATCGGCGTCGTCGGGCGCAACGGCGACGGCAAGACCACGCTCGTCCGCATCCTGTCGAAGCTGGAACCCGCCGACGACGGGCGGGTCACCCACGCCGGCGGGCTGCGGCTGAGCGTGCTCACCCAGCACGACTCGCTCGACCCGGACGCGACCGTCCGCCACGAGGTCGTCGGCGACATGGCCGACCACGAGTGGGCCGGGGACGCCCGCGTCCGCGACATCCTCACCGGCCTCTTCGGCGGCCTGGACCTGCCCGGCTTCCCCCAGGGCCTGGACACCGTGATCGGCCCGCTCTCCGGTGGCGAGCGGCGGCGCATCGCGCTGGCCAAGCTGCTCATCGCCGAGCAGGACCTGATCGTGCTGGACGAGCCCACCAACCACCTCGACGTCGAGGGCATCGCCTGGCTCGCCGGACACCTGCGGGCGCGCCGCTCGGCGTTGGTCTGCGTCACCCACGACCGTTGGTTCCTGGACCAGGTGTGCACCCGCATGTGGGACGTGCAGCGCGGCACGGTGCACGAGTACGAGGGCGGCTACAGCGACTACGTCTTCGCCCGCGCCGAGCGCGAGCGCATCGCCGCCACCGAGGAGGCCAAGCGGCAGAACCTCGTCCGCAAGGAGCTGGCCTGGCTGCGGCGCGGCGCCCCGGCCCGCACCAGCAAGCCCCGCTTCCGGGTCGAGGCCGCCAACGCGCTGATCGCCGACGTGCCACCGCCGCGCGACAGCGCGGAGCTGATGAAGTTCGCCAACTCGCGGTTGGGCAGGACCGTGTTGGACCTGGAGGACGTGACCGTCCAGGCCGGCCCCAAGGTGTTGCTCAAGCACCTCACCTGGCAGCTCGGCCCCGGCGACCGCGTCGCGCTGGTCGGCGTCAACGGCGCGGGCAAGACCTCCCTGCTGCGGGCCATGGCGGACGCGGCGTACAGCGGCGGCGAGCGGCAGCCCGCGGGCGGCCGGATCAAGGTCGGCCGGACGGTGCGGCTGGCGTACCTCTCCCAGGAGGTCGCCGAACTCGACCCGACCTGGCGGGTGCTGGAGGCCGTGGAGCAGGTGCGTTCCCGCGTGGACCTGGGCAAGGGCCGCGAGATGACCGCCTCCCAGCTGTGCGAGCGCTTCGGCTTCGGCAAGGAGAAGCAGTGGACGCCCGTCGGCGACCTGTCGGGCGGTGAGCGGCGCAGGCTCCAACTGCTGCGGCTGCTGATGGACGAGCCGAACGTGCTGTTCCTGGACGAGCCGACCAACGACCTGGACATCGAGACCCTGACCCAGTTGGAGGACCTGCTCGACGGCTGGCCCGGCTCGCTGGTCGTCATCTCCCACGACCGCTTCTTCGTCGAGCGGACCACGGACCGGGTGTACGCGCTGCTGGGCGACGGCACGCTGCGGATGCTGCCGCGCGGCGTCGACGAGTACCTGGAGCGCCGCGAGCGGATGCGGCAGGCCGGTACCGTTCCCCAGGCGCCGACGTCCCGGACCTCCGGCGCGCCCGCCGGGACGGGAGGCTCCGGCGGTTCGGCGGCATCCGGCGGGGCGGCCAAGCCCGCGGCGCTCTCCCGGGCGGCGCAGAAGGAGTTGCAGCGCATCGAGCGCAGGTTGGAGCGGATCGGCGAGCGGGAGGCGACCCTGCACGCCGAGATGGCCGAGCACGCCACCGACTTCGAGAGGGTCGCCGGACTCGACGCCGAACTGCGACAGTTGGCGGGCGAGCGGGACGAGTTGGAGACGCGCTGGTTGGAGTTGGCCGAGGAGGGCTGA
- a CDS encoding penicillin-binding transpeptidase domain-containing protein: MRDGRKVAVVGAVFTALVGTAGFGAYTLIGDGGAPGDGGGRDVTVADGGTAAAVETGPPTPKEVRTVAEEFLDAWQNGRTEEAAELTDDGTAAAEALTGFREDARVSRVTLEPGAATGSEVPFTVRAQVRHDEAEQPGEWTYESALTVVRDTGTGRPVVDWEPSVLHPELKADLRLETGETEAPPIRALDRNGTELTAEAHPELAAILADLRKRYGGKAGGEPGVETRIVDASGKKVKTLNELDEGTPGELRTTIDARVQKAAVRAVTSKPKASVVALKASTGEILAVANNPANGFNTAFQGSLAPGSTMKIVSASMLIEKGLASSSEQHPCPKYFTYGGWRFHNLDKFEIKGGTFAQSFAASCNTAFISQAEKLADDDLTRQARDVFGIGLTWKVGTVTFDGSVPVQTDAPMAASLIGQGGVRANPLIMASVSATVKSGTFHQPYIVSPEVDGRTLTRAPRTLSPAVSQELRSLMRLTATSGSAAQAMAGTTGDIGAKTGSAEVDGQEKPNAWFTAYRNDMTAAAVVPASGHGGTNAGPIVRQVLDSVD, translated from the coding sequence ATGCGTGACGGTCGGAAGGTGGCGGTGGTCGGAGCGGTCTTCACCGCCCTGGTCGGAACCGCCGGGTTCGGGGCGTACACCCTGATCGGGGACGGTGGCGCACCCGGTGACGGGGGCGGGCGGGACGTGACGGTCGCGGACGGCGGGACCGCCGCGGCGGTCGAGACCGGCCCGCCGACCCCGAAAGAGGTGCGGACGGTCGCCGAGGAGTTCCTCGACGCCTGGCAGAACGGCCGGACCGAGGAGGCCGCCGAGCTGACGGACGACGGCACCGCCGCCGCCGAGGCCCTCACCGGCTTCCGCGAGGACGCCCGCGTCTCCCGGGTGACCCTGGAGCCGGGCGCCGCCACCGGCTCCGAGGTGCCCTTCACCGTCCGCGCCCAGGTGCGCCACGACGAGGCGGAGCAGCCCGGCGAGTGGACCTACGAGTCGGCGCTGACGGTCGTGCGCGACACCGGGACCGGCCGGCCCGTCGTCGACTGGGAGCCGTCCGTCCTCCACCCGGAGCTCAAGGCCGACCTGCGCCTGGAGACCGGTGAGACCGAGGCCCCACCGATCAGGGCGCTGGACCGCAACGGCACCGAGCTGACCGCCGAGGCCCACCCCGAACTGGCCGCGATCCTGGCCGACCTGCGCAAGCGGTACGGCGGCAAGGCCGGCGGCGAGCCCGGCGTCGAGACCCGGATCGTCGACGCGTCCGGCAAGAAGGTCAAGACGCTCAACGAACTAGACGAGGGCACCCCCGGCGAGCTGCGGACCACCATCGACGCGCGGGTGCAGAAGGCCGCGGTGCGGGCCGTCACGAGCAAGCCCAAGGCGTCGGTCGTCGCCCTGAAGGCCAGTACCGGCGAGATCCTGGCGGTCGCCAACAACCCGGCGAACGGTTTCAACACCGCCTTCCAGGGGTCCCTCGCCCCCGGCTCCACGATGAAGATCGTCAGCGCCTCGATGCTCATCGAGAAGGGCCTGGCCTCCAGCTCCGAGCAGCACCCGTGCCCGAAGTACTTCACGTACGGCGGCTGGAGGTTCCACAACCTCGACAAGTTCGAGATCAAGGGCGGCACCTTCGCCCAGTCCTTCGCCGCCTCCTGCAACACCGCCTTCATCAGCCAGGCCGAGAAGCTGGCGGACGACGACCTGACCCGGCAGGCCCGCGACGTCTTCGGCATCGGCCTCACCTGGAAGGTCGGCACGGTCACCTTCGACGGATCGGTGCCCGTGCAGACCGACGCCCCGATGGCGGCCTCGCTCATCGGCCAGGGCGGCGTCCGGGCCAACCCGCTGATCATGGCCTCGGTGTCGGCGACGGTGAAGAGCGGCACCTTCCACCAGCCCTACATCGTCTCCCCCGAGGTGGACGGCCGCACCCTGACCAGGGCACCGCGCACCCTCTCCCCGGCCGTCTCCCAGGAGTTGCGCTCCCTGATGCGGCTGACGGCCACCAGCGGTTCGGCCGCCCAGGCGATGGCCGGCACCACCGGCGACATCGGGGCGAAGACCGGATCGGCGGAGGTCGACGGCCAGGAGAAGCCCAACGCCTGGTTCACCGCCTACCGCAACGACATGACCGCCGCGGCGGTCGTCCCCGCCTCCGGCCACGGCGGCACCAACGCGGGACCGATCGTCCGCCAGGTGCTCGACTCCGTCGACTGA
- a CDS encoding helix-turn-helix domain-containing protein, producing the protein MPIAVDIDVMLAKRKMTVGELADRVGITPANLAVLKNGRAKAVRFATLAALCEVLECQPGDLLRWEPERTADG; encoded by the coding sequence ATGCCGATCGCCGTCGACATCGACGTGATGCTGGCCAAGCGGAAGATGACCGTGGGCGAACTCGCGGACCGCGTCGGGATCACCCCCGCCAACCTGGCGGTGCTCAAGAACGGCCGCGCCAAGGCGGTGCGCTTCGCGACGCTCGCCGCGCTCTGCGAGGTGCTCGAGTGCCAACCGGGCGACCTGCTGCGCTGGGAGCCCGAGAGGACCGCGGACGGATGA